From a region of the Actinomadura luzonensis genome:
- a CDS encoding GntR family transcriptional regulator produces the protein MPERKGRRTAEFMADVVHERLREAILAAEFRPNHRLVEEELADWLQVSRTPVREALLRLRQEGLVVQRKGWFVRDHAPEEILEIIEARAGVEAHAAYLAAGRLDGERLARLEELIEQMEVPGLPRPKLNELNNEFHEIITEGAGNALIAQFYRRTKVNYWNFNQPVVFTPADDDIVNAQHRELAAAIAAKDGESAARIAREHVGNTTRIIRAALGLG, from the coding sequence ATGCCGGAGCGTAAGGGCCGCCGCACCGCGGAGTTCATGGCGGACGTCGTGCACGAGCGGTTGCGCGAGGCCATCCTGGCGGCGGAGTTCCGCCCCAACCACCGGCTGGTGGAGGAGGAGCTCGCCGACTGGCTCCAGGTGAGCCGCACCCCGGTGCGCGAGGCGCTGCTGCGGCTGCGCCAGGAGGGCCTGGTCGTCCAGCGCAAGGGGTGGTTCGTGCGCGACCACGCCCCCGAGGAGATCCTGGAGATCATCGAGGCGCGGGCCGGGGTGGAGGCGCACGCGGCGTACCTGGCGGCCGGGCGGCTCGACGGCGAGAGGCTGGCCCGGCTGGAGGAGCTGATCGAGCAGATGGAGGTGCCCGGCCTCCCCCGCCCCAAGCTCAACGAGCTGAACAACGAGTTCCACGAGATCATCACCGAGGGCGCGGGCAACGCGCTGATCGCCCAGTTCTACCGGCGCACCAAGGTCAACTACTGGAACTTCAACCAGCCGGTCGTCTTCACCCCGGCCGACGACGACATCGTCAACGCCCAGCACCGCGAGCTGGCCGCCGCCATCGCCGCCAAGGACGGCGAGAGCGCCGCCCGCATCGCCCGCGAGCACGTCGGCAACACCACACGGATCATCCGCGCCGCGCTCGGCCTGGGCTGA